In the Microtus pennsylvanicus isolate mMicPen1 chromosome 6, mMicPen1.hap1, whole genome shotgun sequence genome, one interval contains:
- the LOC142852130 gene encoding transmembrane protein 184C-like isoform X2, which translates to MTCTCNWRRWIRPLLVVIYIISILVSVSFGVWELQKLKWLSMKFPKVAVYVDTCKDCYEAFVLYNFMILMRNYVQIQSPRVMLHLETKHQRLPFLCCCPPWARGEMVNCMCRWGMLQYAVIRLVTTLTTMVCETAGVYKEGNLSVDNAWTYLFIVNNFSEFFAVYCLWLFYKMLKEELRGLKPVGKFVCIKMVVWLSLLQGVIIAVLLKVGIISETLTKEWQNPEATAIGLQDFITSIGMLVAAFGNNYFFPYDPYIKEGEEGSCFNSFLAMFDVSDIMHDIMEEMRCFEGTRHNTKRDVVLKTQSIPNTQVGLPHHHTMKVLQAQRHPFPRASIGALDTNTPQNAVVAFHLGEHDRIDIPEEKGPPDVSGK; encoded by the exons TGGCTCTCTATGAAGTTTCCTAAAGTAGCCGTCTATGTGGATACCTGCAAGGACTGCTACGAGGCTTTCGTCCTTTATAACTTTATGATCTTAATGAGGAACTACGTACAAATCCAATCCCCCCGTGTGATGCTACACCTCGAAACTAAACACCAGCGTCTCCCCTTTCTGTGCTGCTGTCCACCATGGGCTAGGGGAGA AATGGTTAATTGCATGTGCAGATGGGGGATGTTACAATATGCTGTCATTAGGCTAGTCACCACTCTGACAACAAT GGTGTGTGAAACAGCTGGTGTCTACAAAGAAGGGAACTTAAGTGTCGACAATGCATGGACTTACTTGTTTATAGTAAATAACTTCTCAGAATTC tttGCCGTGTACTGCCTCTGGctgttttataaaatgctgaaAGAAGAGCTCAGAGGTCTAAAACCTGTTGGCAAGTTTGTTTGCATCAAAATGGTAGTCTGGCTCTCATTATT GCAAGGAGTAATTATAGCTGTGTTGCTAAAAGTTGGAATAATTTCAGAGACTCTTACAAAGGAATGGCAAAATCCTGAAGCTACGGCCATAGGCCTGCAA GATTTCATCACCAGTATTGGGATGCTTGTTGCGGCAtttggaaataattatttttttccctatGACCCCTAtataaaagaaggagaggaaggctcATGCTTCAACTCCTTCCTAGCAATGTTTGATGTGTCTGATATAATGCATGATATTATGGAGGAAATGAGATGTTTCG AAGGAACGAGACATAATACCAAAAGGGATGTTGTCCTGAAAACCCAGAGCATACCAAACACACAGGTCGGATTACCTCATCACCACACAATGAAGGTTCTCCAGGCTCAAAGACATCCTTTCCCTAGGGCGAGTATAGGGGCTTTGGACACAAATACTCCCCAGAATGCAGTTGTTGCATTCCATCTGGGTGAACATGACAGGATTGACATCCCAGAAGAGAAGGGCCCTCCTGACGTTTCAGGCAAATGA
- the LOC142852130 gene encoding transmembrane protein 184C-like isoform X1 — translation MTCTCNWRRWIRPLLVVIYIISILVSVSFGVWELQKLKAGMHIQPWLIAGVMVLLTIPVSLWGIVHHLLHFTQPELQKPIIRILWMVPIYSFSSWLSMKFPKVAVYVDTCKDCYEAFVLYNFMILMRNYVQIQSPRVMLHLETKHQRLPFLCCCPPWARGEMVNCMCRWGMLQYAVIRLVTTLTTMVCETAGVYKEGNLSVDNAWTYLFIVNNFSEFFAVYCLWLFYKMLKEELRGLKPVGKFVCIKMVVWLSLLQGVIIAVLLKVGIISETLTKEWQNPEATAIGLQDFITSIGMLVAAFGNNYFFPYDPYIKEGEEGSCFNSFLAMFDVSDIMHDIMEEMRCFEGTRHNTKRDVVLKTQSIPNTQVGLPHHHTMKVLQAQRHPFPRASIGALDTNTPQNAVVAFHLGEHDRIDIPEEKGPPDVSGK, via the exons GCTGGAATGCACATACAACCATGGCTTATTGCCGGTGTCATGGTGCTGTTGACAATCCCTGTGTCCCTCTGGGGGATTGTGCACCACTTACTGCATTTCACGCAACCAGAGCTTCAGAAGCCGATTATAAG AATTCTTTGGATGGTTCCAATATACAGTTTTAGTAGC TGGCTCTCTATGAAGTTTCCTAAAGTAGCCGTCTATGTGGATACCTGCAAGGACTGCTACGAGGCTTTCGTCCTTTATAACTTTATGATCTTAATGAGGAACTACGTACAAATCCAATCCCCCCGTGTGATGCTACACCTCGAAACTAAACACCAGCGTCTCCCCTTTCTGTGCTGCTGTCCACCATGGGCTAGGGGAGA AATGGTTAATTGCATGTGCAGATGGGGGATGTTACAATATGCTGTCATTAGGCTAGTCACCACTCTGACAACAAT GGTGTGTGAAACAGCTGGTGTCTACAAAGAAGGGAACTTAAGTGTCGACAATGCATGGACTTACTTGTTTATAGTAAATAACTTCTCAGAATTC tttGCCGTGTACTGCCTCTGGctgttttataaaatgctgaaAGAAGAGCTCAGAGGTCTAAAACCTGTTGGCAAGTTTGTTTGCATCAAAATGGTAGTCTGGCTCTCATTATT GCAAGGAGTAATTATAGCTGTGTTGCTAAAAGTTGGAATAATTTCAGAGACTCTTACAAAGGAATGGCAAAATCCTGAAGCTACGGCCATAGGCCTGCAA GATTTCATCACCAGTATTGGGATGCTTGTTGCGGCAtttggaaataattatttttttccctatGACCCCTAtataaaagaaggagaggaaggctcATGCTTCAACTCCTTCCTAGCAATGTTTGATGTGTCTGATATAATGCATGATATTATGGAGGAAATGAGATGTTTCG AAGGAACGAGACATAATACCAAAAGGGATGTTGTCCTGAAAACCCAGAGCATACCAAACACACAGGTCGGATTACCTCATCACCACACAATGAAGGTTCTCCAGGCTCAAAGACATCCTTTCCCTAGGGCGAGTATAGGGGCTTTGGACACAAATACTCCCCAGAATGCAGTTGTTGCATTCCATCTGGGTGAACATGACAGGATTGACATCCCAGAAGAGAAGGGCCCTCCTGACGTTTCAGGCAAATGA